In Streptomyces sp. NBC_01381, the sequence CCGAAGAGCACGGGAAGCCGCCGCCGCATGGCATCCGCGAGCCGCTCCGCAAAGGCGTCGAGCGCGGCCAGCGTCCGCTCGGGGTCGATGACATCGGCGCCCGTGGTGTGCCGGGGGTCCGCCGACACCCCGCACTTGTCGGCCATGAGCCGGAGCAAGTCCCGGGACTCCCAGTTCCATTCAGGATCGAGCCCCAGCAGTATCCGCGGATCCCGGGCCGCGAAGAGCCGGTAGCTCCGCAGGCTCTCTTCCCGAGACGTGGCCACAGGCCCGGCCAACCGAGCCGCCAACAGATGCGCCCGCAGGGCGCCGGTGCTCAACACCCAGCCGATGCTGACGCATCCCACCCCCGGGGACCCCCAAAACCCCGGAAACCCCCCACAGTTGGCGTAACGAGACGTACCCTCCCCGACAGGGCCCGCTCCCCTGCCCCCCGCCCCCGTTGTGGGCAGGCGTTCCGCACGGCGAGTGGGGTCTCCCCTGCTCGAGCGAAGCCGAGAGCTTGGGGAAGGGTGGGCACAACGCCCCACTGCCGGACACCGATGCAGCAAAGCGCCCCCGCACGGGGCCCGGGGTTACGCCAACAACCCCCGCAGAGGAAACACCGCCCGCCGCGCAGCCAACACCGCCTGGTCAAGCCGATCGGCAGGGTCATACCCCGCCTCCCACTCCTTCCAGGAGACAGGCCACCGCCCATCCGTCATCCGCGCAGGCCCCAACTGCCGCGTACGAGCAAACACTTCCTGCCGCCAAGCCTCAGGAATCTCCGCGGAAGGCGAAACCTCCCGCCCCGCAGCGATGGCGACCAGATGCGTCCACGACCGAGGCACGACATCCACCACGGCATAGCCACCCCCACCCAGCGCGACCCACCGCCCCTCCGCGTACGCATGCGCCAACTCATGACAGGCAACCTGCACCCCCCGCTGCGCATCCAGCGAAACGGCAAGATGCGCCAACGGATCCTCGAAGTGCGTATCGGCCCCGTGCTGAGTGACAAGCACCTGCGGCCGAAAGTCCGCGAGCAACTCCGGCACCACGGCGTGGAACGCCCGCATCCACCCCGCGTCCCCGGTCCCCGCCGGCAGCGCCACATTCGCGGCCGACCCCTCCGCCGATGAAGAGCCCGTCTCCGAGGACCACCCCGTCTGCGGAAACAACGTCCGCGGATGCTCGTGCAACGAAATCGTCAGCACCCGCGGATCGTCCCAGAAGGAGGCCTGCACCCCGTCCCCGTGATGCACATCGACATCCACATACGCGACCCGCTCGGCGCCCAGCTCCAACAGCCGCGCAATAGCCATCGACGCATCGTTGTAGATACAGAACCCCGAAGCGGCCCCCGGCATCGCATGGTGCAGCCCACCCGCGAAGTTCACCGCGTGCAGCGCTTCCCCACGCCACACCGCCTCGGCCGCCCCCACCGACTGCCCGGCGATCAGCGCCGACACCTCGTGCATCCCCGCGAAGGCAGGATCATCGGGAGTGCCCAGGCCATAACTGCCGTCCGCCGACGCCGGATCGGCGGACGCGGCCTTGACCGCCTCCACATAGTCCTCGCGATGCACGAGCCGCAGCGTCGAGTCACCGGCACGCTTGGCCGCGACGACATCCATCTCACGGTCGAGCCCGAAGGCACCGACCAGACTTCTGGTCAGCGCGAGCCGGACCGGGTCCATGGGGTGCTCAGGACCGAAGTCATAGCCCGTTACTGCCTCGTCCCACATCAACTGTGCGCGGCCGCTCATGCTCGTCACCGTATCGGTCCGCTCCGGGGGCGAAGGACCGGGCGTACAACAAGGTCACGAGCACCAACACCATGGGAACGAGCATCGCCCCGCGGTAGTTCCACGCATCCCCCAGCGCCCCCACCAGCGGCGAACCGATCAAGAACCCCACGTAGTTGAAGACATTGAGCCGCGCCACAGCGGCATCCGAGGCCCCCGGGAAGAGCCTCCCCGCCGCGGCGAAAGTCTGCGGGACGATCACGCACAGCCCGAGCCCGAGCACGGTGAACCCCAAGATCCCGGTCCACGCCCCGGGCGCCACCGCCACGACCGCGAACCCGAGCGCGGCCACCACCGACCCGACCCGCACCACCGCCACGGCCCCGAACCGCCGAACCCCCAGGTCCCCGAGCCCTCGCCCCAGCAGCGTCATGACCATGTAGACGTTGTAGGGAACGGTCGAGACCTCTTCCGAGCTCCCCAACACATCCTGCAGATACTTCGCACTCCAGTTGGAGACGGTCGAGTCCCCGATGTACGCGAAGGTCATCACCAGACAGAGCGGAAGCAGCAGCTTGAAGACGACGGGCCCGCCCTTCCCCTCACCGCCGTCACCCACAGCAGCGCCGGCGCCGGCATCGACGTACCAACGACTCCCCACCAACGCCGCGGGCAGCAGCACCACGACCGGCGGCAGATACGACACAAACAGCGAGAGATCCCAGTGCGCCCCCGCCCAAGCGATCGATGCCCCCGCGATCCCGCCCAGGCTGTACGCCGCGTGGAACCCGAGCATGATGCTGCGCCCGTAAGCCCGCTGCAGACTCACCCCGAGCATGTTCATGGACGCGTCGAGCGCCCCCACCGCGAGCCCGAACACCCCGAGCGCCACGGCAACCTGCCACAAGGCGTCACCCGCGCCGACCCCGAGCAGCGCCAGGAGCACCACGGGCTGCGACCACCGCAGCACCCGGCTCGGCCGCACCCTCTTGACCAGCCACTCCGTGCCGACGCTCCCGACACCGGCGAGAATCGGCACCGCGGCGAGGAAGACCGGCAGCAGGCCGTCGGATATCCCGTACCGATCCTGAATGGCGGGAATCCGCGTCACCAGCAACGCGAAGGTGACCCCCTGCACCAGGAAGCTCAACGCCAAAGAGGCCCTGCCGCGCCGCAGCTCGTCCGTCATGGCTGCTGAGCGTAGGACCCCTGACTACTGGTGGGTAGATAGATCACCCACCCAATTCCTCACGCACCTCGCACGAAGCAGGCCGGCCCACGCCACCCCACGAACCCCCGCCACCCTTCACCGCCCGAGCCCGGCGACCTCCTCGCTCACCTTCTTCTCCATCGGCTCGACGACCAGGCCGCCACCGACGATGACCGTCGCCGTGATGACGACCGCCGCGATCGCGCCACCCAGCCACACCATGGTGTCGACCGGAAGCGTGTACGCCCCCACGACCCGCACCGCCGCCTCACCGAACAGCGCCACGCCCCACAGCACCGAGAACATCCGCTCCATCCGCGCGAACCACCCCCGCTCGGCGATCAGCCGCTCCCACACCGCGCCCCGCACCGGATTCCCCTTGGTGACCCAGGCTTTCAGCGCCACGGTCATCAACGGCCGCCCCATCAGCACGGACACCAGAACGGCCAACCCCACCGTCGCCGTGATCCCGCTGTCCTTGGCCAGCATCAGCCGCGGATCACCGGCCACCAGACTGAGCGAAAGACCGACAACATTGGCGACGAGGATCAGCGCCGCGAGCCCATTGACCCGCCGCTCCGTGACGACACCCCACACGGTCCGCCCGGCGGGCACCACGCTGCTCCAGGCGAGCGCGGCCATCGTGCCCATCCCAAAGCCCTTGCTGAGCAGGTAGTACGAGGCCGTGGGCACCGCCGCGTCCAGCACGAGCGGCTTCAGCGACTCCCAACGCGACTGCCGGGCACCCACGCCGACTGTCGCACCCGAGTCGCCCTTCGTCTCTGCAATGAGTGTCATGTCATTGGCAGCAATCCGGCTCATGATGATCGGCCCCTCTCCCTTGGCGACGCGCTCAGCTTCGCCGCAGCCACCCATCGGCCGACAGAAACGATCGTCCGGACCTGGCGATGACAAATGTCAGACCCACCACCCCGCTCACCTCATACCAGCAGGTCAGGCAACTCCCCCATGTCCCCAAAGAGTTCAGTGGCCCCGGAAAGCCTCTCGGCGGGAGTCATCGCAGTGAACCCATACACATCCATCCCGGCGGCGACGGCAGCACGCACCCCCAGCGGACTGTCCTCGACCACCACGCACTTCTCGGGCGCGACACCCATCCGCTCGGCGGCGTGCAGAAAGAGATCAGGCGCCGGCTTCCCCCGCCCCACATCCTCGGAACTGAAGATCCGCTCGTCATCGAACCACCGGTCGAGCCCGGTACGCCGATGTCCGACCCTGATCCGCTCATGGCTCCCGGACGAGGCCAGGCAGTAAGGCACCCCGCCGGCGACGAGCTTCTCCAGCACATCGGAAGCCCCCGCCACGGGCTCAAGATCCCGCTCAAAAGCAGCGAAGACCCGCGAGTGAAAGGCCGAGTCAAAATTCTCGGGCAGCCGCTGTCCGGTGCGCTCAAGAATCAAATCGTGTACGCGATGCATGGCGGCCCCCATGTAGTCGCGCAGGGAGTCCTCGTACGTGGTGGGGTGACCGAGCTCGGTCAGATAGCCCGCAAGAATGGTGTTGGAAATCGGCTCGCTGTCCACAAGAACGCCGTCATTGTCGAAGATGACCAGTTCGTATCGCATACCGAGACCCTAAACGCAGAAAACCCCCGCGCCGTATCCCGGTGCGGGGGTTTCCCATTCAAAAATAGTTCGGCGGCGTCCTACTCTCCCACAGGGTCCCCCCTGCAGTACCATCGGCGCTGTGAGGCTTAGCTTCCGGGTTCGGAATGTAACCGGGCGTTTCCCTCACGCTATGACCACCGAAACACTATGAAACTGTCAACCGCACCACACCCGGTGGCCCCGGGCATGGGGTTGTTCGTGGTTTCAGAACCAACACAGTGGACGCGAGCAACTGAGGAAAAGCCCTCGGCCTATTAGTACCAGTCACCTCCACCCGTTACCGGGCTTCCAGATCTGGCCTATCAACCCAGTCGTCTACTGGGAGCCTTAACCCCTCAAAGGGGTGGGAATACTCATCTCGAAGCAGGCTTCCCGCTTAGATGCTTTCAGCGGTTATCCTTTCCGAACGTAGCCAACCAGCCATGCCCTTGGCAGGACAACTGGCACACCAGAGGTTCGTCCGTCCCGGTCCTCTCGTACTAGGGACAGCCCTTCTCAATATTCCTACGCGCACAGAGGATAGGGACCGAACTGTCTCACGACGTTCTAAACCCAGCTCGCGTACCGCTTTAATGGGCGAACAGCCCAACCCTTGGGACCGACTCCAGCCCCAGGATGCGACGAGCCGACATCGAGGTGCCAAACCATCCCGTCGATATGGACTCTTGGGGAAGATCAGCCTGTTATCCCCGGGGTACCTTTTATCCGTTGAGCGACGGCGCTTCCACAAGCCACCGCCGGATCACTAGTCCCGACTTTCGTCCCTGCTCGACCCGTCGGTCTCACAGTCAAGCTCCCTTGTGCACTTACACTCAACACCTGATTACCAACCAGGCTGAGGGAACCTTTGGGCGCCTCCGTTACTCTTTGGGAGGCAACCGCCCCAGTTAAACTACCCATCAGACACTGTCCCTGATCCGGATCACGGACCGAGGTTAGACATCCAGCACGACCAGAGTGGTATTTCAACGGCGACTCCACGAACACTGGCGTGCCCGCTTCAAAGTCTCCCACCTATCCTACACAAGCCGAACCGAACACCAATATCAAACTGTAGTAAAGGTCCCGGGGTCTTTCCGTCCTTCTGCGCGAAACGAGCATCTTTACTCGTAGTGCAATTTCACCGGGCCTATGGTTGAGACAGTCGAGAAGTCGTTACGCCATTCGTGCAGGTCGGAACTTACCCGACAAGGAATTTCGCTACCTTAGGATGGTTATAGTTACCACCGCCGTTTACTGGCGCTTAAGTTCTCAGCTTCGCCCGACCGAAGTCGGACTAACCGGTCCCCTTAACGTTCCAGCACCGGGCAGGCGTCAGTCCGTATACATCGCCTTACGGCTTCGCACGGACCTGTGTTTTTAGTAAACAGTCGCTTCTCGCTGGTCTCTGCGGCCACCCCCAGCTCACGGAGTAAATCCGATCACCAGTGATGGCCCCCCTTCTCCCGAAGTTACGGGGGCATTTTGCCGAGTTCCTTAACCATAGTTCACCCGAACGCCTCGGTATTCTCTACCTGACCACCTGAGTCGGTTTAGGGTACGGGCCGCCATGAAACTCGCTAGAGGCTTTTCTCGACAGCATAGGATCATCCACTTCACCACAATCGGCTCGGCATCAGGTCTCACCCTCAAGTCATCCGGATTTACCTAGATGACGGGCTACACCCTTACCCCGGGACAACCACCGCCCGGGCTGGACTACCTTCCTGCGTCACCCCATCACTCACCTACTACAAGTCTGGTCCGTCGGCTCCGCCACTTCCCTTTGCCCGAAGGCTCCAGGACGGCTTCACGGACTTAGCATCGCCTGATTCAATGTTTGACGCTTCACAGCGGGTACCGGAATATCAACCGGTTATCCATCGACTACGCCTGTCGGCCTCGCCTTAGGTCCCGACTTACCCTGGGCAGATCAGCTTGACCCAGGAACCCTTAGTCAATCGGCGCACACGTTTCTCACGTATGTATCGCTACTCATGCCTGCATTCTCACTCGTGAACCGTCCACCACTAGCTTCCGCTGCAGCTTCACCCGGCACACGACGCTCCCCTACCCATCCCAGCCCCCGTTGGGGGTATCTGCTGGAATGACACGACTTCGGCGGTACGCTTGAGCCCCGCTACATTGTCGGCGCGGAATCACTTGACCAGTGAGCTATTACGCACTCTTTCAAGGGTGGCTGCTTCTAAGCCAACCTCCTGGTTGTCTCTGCGACTCCACATCCTTTCCCACTTAGCGTACGCTTAGGGGCCTTAGTCGATGCTCTGGGCTGTTTCCCTCTCGACCATGGAGCTTATCCCCCACAGTCTCACTGCCGTGCTCTCACTTACCGGCATTCGGAGTTTGGCTAAGGTCAGTAACCCGGTAGGGCCCATCGCCTATCCAGTGCTCTACCTCCGGCAAGAAACACACGACGCTGCACCTAAATGCATTTCGGGGAGAACCAGCTATCACGGAGTTTGATTGGCCTTTCACCCCTAACCACAGGTCATCCCCCAGGTTTTCAACCCTGGTGGGTTCGGTCCTCCACGACCTCTTACAGCCGCTTCAACCTGCCCATGGCTAGATCACTCCGCTTCGGGTCTTGAGCGCGCTACTGAATCGCCCTATTCGGACTCGCTTTCGCTACGGCTTCCCCACACGGGTTAACCTCGCAACGCACCGCAAACTCGCAGGCTCATTCTTCAAAAGGCACGCAGTCACGACGCATTGAGTAAACTCAATGCGCGACGCTCCCACGGCTTGTAGGCACACGGTTTCAGGTACTATTTCACTCCGCTCCCGCGGTACTTTTCACCATTCCCTCACGGTACTATCCGCTATCGGTCACCAGGGAATATTTAGGCTTAACGGGTGGTCCCGCCAGATTCACACGGGATTTCTCGGGCCCCGTGCTACTTGGGTGTCTCTCAAACGAGCCGCTGATGTTTCGACTACGGGGGTCTTACCCTCTACGCCGGACCTTTCGCATGTCCTTCGCCTACATCAACGGTTTCTGACTCGTCTCACAGCCGGCAGACTGTGAAAGAGAGATCCCACAACCCCGCACACGCAACCCCTGCCGGGTATCACACGTATACGGTTTGGCCTCATCCAGTTTCGCTCGCCACTACTCCCGGAATCACGGTTGTTTTCTCTTCCTGCGGGTACTGAGATGTTTCACTTCCCCGCGTTCCCTCCACACTGCCTATGTGTTCAGCAGCGGGTGACAGCCCATGACGACTGCCGGGTTTCCCCATTCGGAAACCCCCGGATCAAAGCCTGGTTGACGACTCCCCGGGGACTATCGTGGCCTCCCACGTCCTTCATCGGTTCCTGGTGCCAAGGCATCCACCGTGCGCCCTTAAAAACTTGGCCACAGATGCTCGCGTCCACTGTGCAGTTCTCAAACAACGACCAACCACCCATCACACACTGCATTCACAGTGCTTCACTGGGGTCGGCATCGAAGGCAGCCGAAAACCCGGCCGTACCTTCAGATACCCAACAGCGTGCCCGACCCAGTCCCCTCCCCAGATCCGCGTTCCACGCCCCGAAGGACAGTACTTGCGGCCCGAGTTGGCCGACTGTGCCGAGTAGTCAACGTTCCACCCATGAGCTAACCACCGTCGAACATTTGCCGACGTAGTGGCTCTGGCTTCCTTGCGGAAGCTAGATGCTCCTTAGAAAGGAGGTGATCCAGCCGCACCTTCCGGTACGGCTACCTTGTTACGACTTCGTCCCAATCGCCAGTCCCACCTTCGACAGCTCCCTCCCACAAGGGGTTGGGCCACCGGCTTCGGGTGTTACCGACTTTCGTGACGTGACGGGCGGTGTGTACAAGGCCCGGGAACGTATTCACCGCAGCAATGCTGATCTGCGATTACTAGCAACTCCGACTTCATGGGGTCGAGTTGCAGACCCCAATCCGAACTGAGACAGGCTTTTTGAGATTCGCTCCGCCTCGCGGCTTCGCAGCTCATTGTACCTGCCATTGTAGCACGTGTGCAGCCCAAGACATAAGGGGCATGATGACTTGACGTCGTCCCCACCTTCCTCCGAGTTGACCCCGGCAGTCTCCTGTGAGTCCCCATCACCCCGAAGGGCATGCTGGCAACACAGAACAAGGGTTGCGCTCGTTGCGGGACTTAACCCAACATCTCACGACACGAGCTGACGACAGCCATGCACCACCTGTATACCGACCACAAGGGGGGCACCATCTCTGATGCTTTCCGGTATATGTCAAGCCTTGGTAAGGTTCTTCGCGTTGCGTCGAATTAAGCCACATGCTCCGCTGCTTGTGCGGGCCCCCGTCAATTCCTTTGAGTTTTAGCCTTGCGGCCGTACTCCCCAGGCGGGGAACTTAATGCGTTAGCTGCGGCACCGACGACGTGGAATGTCGCCAACACCTAGTTCCCACCGTTTACGGCGTGGACTACCAGGGTATCTAATCCTGTTCGCTCCCCACGCTTTCGCTCCTCAGCGTCAGTAATGGCCCAGAGATCCGCCTTCGCCACCGGTGTTCCTCCTGATATCTGCGCATTTCACCGCTACACCAGG encodes:
- a CDS encoding VC0807 family protein; translated protein: MTLIAETKGDSGATVGVGARQSRWESLKPLVLDAAVPTASYYLLSKGFGMGTMAALAWSSVVPAGRTVWGVVTERRVNGLAALILVANVVGLSLSLVAGDPRLMLAKDSGITATVGLAVLVSVLMGRPLMTVALKAWVTKGNPVRGAVWERLIAERGWFARMERMFSVLWGVALFGEAAVRVVGAYTLPVDTMVWLGGAIAAVVITATVIVGGGLVVEPMEKKVSEEVAGLGR
- a CDS encoding MFS transporter, whose product is MTDELRRGRASLALSFLVQGVTFALLVTRIPAIQDRYGISDGLLPVFLAAVPILAGVGSVGTEWLVKRVRPSRVLRWSQPVVLLALLGVGAGDALWQVAVALGVFGLAVGALDASMNMLGVSLQRAYGRSIMLGFHAAYSLGGIAGASIAWAGAHWDLSLFVSYLPPVVVLLPAALVGSRWYVDAGAGAAVGDGGEGKGGPVVFKLLLPLCLVMTFAYIGDSTVSNWSAKYLQDVLGSSEEVSTVPYNVYMVMTLLGRGLGDLGVRRFGAVAVVRVGSVVAALGFAVVAVAPGAWTGILGFTVLGLGLCVIVPQTFAAAGRLFPGASDAAVARLNVFNYVGFLIGSPLVGALGDAWNYRGAMLVPMVLVLVTLLYARSFAPGADRYGDEHERPRTVDVGRGSNGL
- a CDS encoding acetoin utilization protein AcuC, which translates into the protein MSGRAQLMWDEAVTGYDFGPEHPMDPVRLALTRSLVGAFGLDREMDVVAAKRAGDSTLRLVHREDYVEAVKAASADPASADGSYGLGTPDDPAFAGMHEVSALIAGQSVGAAEAVWRGEALHAVNFAGGLHHAMPGAASGFCIYNDASMAIARLLELGAERVAYVDVDVHHGDGVQASFWDDPRVLTISLHEHPRTLFPQTGWSSETGSSSAEGSAANVALPAGTGDAGWMRAFHAVVPELLADFRPQVLVTQHGADTHFEDPLAHLAVSLDAQRGVQVACHELAHAYAEGRWVALGGGGYAVVDVVPRSWTHLVAIAAGREVSPSAEIPEAWRQEVFARTRQLGPARMTDGRWPVSWKEWEAGYDPADRLDQAVLAARRAVFPLRGLLA
- a CDS encoding HAD family phosphatase, whose translation is MRYELVIFDNDGVLVDSEPISNTILAGYLTELGHPTTYEDSLRDYMGAAMHRVHDLILERTGQRLPENFDSAFHSRVFAAFERDLEPVAGASDVLEKLVAGGVPYCLASSGSHERIRVGHRRTGLDRWFDDERIFSSEDVGRGKPAPDLFLHAAERMGVAPEKCVVVEDSPLGVRAAVAAGMDVYGFTAMTPAERLSGATELFGDMGELPDLLV